ccttcatatcaataattgcaccaatcattctaaggaaaggtctaccaagaataatgggacatgaaggattgcaatctatatcaagaacaatgaaatctacgggaacataattcctatttgcaacaataagaacatcattaatttttcccataggtttcttaatggtggaattcgcaaggtgcaagtttaaagaacaatcatcaaattcacggaaacctagcaaatcacacaaagtttttgggatcgtggaaacactagcacccaaatcacacaaagcatagcattcattatctttaatttttattttaatagtagtttcccactcatcataaagttttctaggaatagaaacttccaactcaagtttttcttcataagattgcatcaaagcatcaacgatatgtttagtaaaagctttattttgactataagcatgaggagaatttagcacggattgcaacaaggaaatacaatctatcaaagagaaattatcataattaaattccttgaaatccaagatagtgggttcgttgctatctaaagttttaacctcttcaatcccacttttatcaatttttgcatcaagatctaaaaactccgaatttttgggacgccttctaactaaagttgactcatctccagttccatcattatcaagattcatattgcaaaacaaatatttaataggggacacatcaatcacttttagatcttcatccttattatcatgaaaactagaagaacgcgctttcacaaagcaatctctttttgcatgcatcctagcggttctttctttgcactcatcaatggaaattatcatggatttgagagactcattgatatcatgcttaggtggaatagatctaagtttcaaagaatcaacatcaagagaaattctatcaacgttcctagccaactcatcaatcttaagcaatttttcttcaatcaaagcattgaaactcttttgcgaactaataaagtCTTTAACACTagattcaaaataagagggcatcctattataatttccataagaatttttcttcaatcaaagcattgaaactcttttgcgaactaataaagtCTTTAACACTagattcaaaataagagggcatcctattattagaggaattaataggaaacggcctagaattaaaattacctctatacgcggtgttaccaaaattgttcctaccaacaaaattcacatccatagattcattattattctcaatcaaagtagacaaaggcatttcattaggatcagtaggagcacccttattagcaaacaatttcataagttcatccatctttccactcaaaacattaatctcttcaattgcatgcacctttttactagtagatctttccgtgtgccattgagaataattaaccataatattatctaggagttttgtagcttctcctaaagtgatttccataaaagtgcctcccgtggtcaaatctaaaagatttctagaagcaaagttcaatccggcataaattttttgtatagtcatccaaagattcaaaccatgtgtagggcaattacgtatcattaatttcatcctctcccaagattgtgcaacatgctcgtgatcaagttgcttaaaattcataatatcgttcctaagagagatgatcttagcgggaggaaaatacttagagataaaagcatctttgcacttattccatgaatcaatactatttttaggcaaagacgaaaaccaagctttagcatgatctctaagcgaaaacggaaatagtttaagtttaacaatatcattatccatatctttcttcttttgcatatcacacaaatcaacaaagttctttagatgggtagcggcatcttcactaggaaggccagaaaacggatctttcatgacaagattcagcaaagcagtattaatttcacaagatttagcatcggtaagaggagcaatcggagtgctaataaaatcgttattgttggtattggcaaagtcacacaatttagtattatcttgagccaacGTGATaagaaagcaatccaacacataagcaaacaagaaacaagcaaagAGGCAAActgaaaaagagaaggggaacagaaaaagagggcgaataaaatagcaagggtgaagtgggggagaggaaaatgaaaggcaaatggcaaataatgtaatgcgaaggataagagtggtgatgggtacttggtattccttgacttggcgtagatctccccggcaacggcgccagaaatccttcttgctacctcttgagcactgcattggttttcccttgaagaggaaagggtgatgcagtaaagcagcgtaagtatttctctcagtttttgagaaccaaggtatcaatccaacaGGATACCATGCGCGAGTcatctcgtacctacacaaacaaataagaacctcgcaaccaatgcgataaaggggttgtcaatcccttcatggccacttgcaagagtgagatctgatagagataataataataagataaatatttttggtatttttatgatatcgattgaaagtaaagattgcaaaataaaatagattggaaacttgtatgatggggaatagacccgggggccataggtttcactagtggcttctctcaagatagcataagtattacgatgggtgaacaaactactgtcgagcaattgatagaaaagcgaataattatgagaatatctaggcatgatcatgtatataggcatcacgtccgtgacaagtagaccgactcctgcctcatatactactattactccacacatcgaccgctatccagcatgcatctagagtattaagttcataagaacagagtaacgccttaagcaagatgacatgatgtagagggataaactcatgcaatatgatgtaaaccccatctttttatgctcgatggcaacaatacaatacatgttgtttccctttctgtcactgggatcgagcaccgcaagattgaacccaaagctaagcaccgcaattcatcggatctcgacaaacacaccgcaaaaaagttacatcgaacagatctccaagagaaccaaggagaactttatattgagatccaaagagagagaagaagccatctagctactagctatggacccgaaggtttgaggtaaactactcacacatcatcggaggggccatggagttgatgtagaggccctccgtgatcaatgccccatcCGGCGGGAGCTCCgaaaaaggacccaagatgggatctcttgggtacagaaggttgcggtggtggaaatagggtttcatggtgctcctggatgttctcggggtatatggatatatataggaggaagaagtaggtcagtggagcaacgaggggcccacgagggtggagggcgcgccccttgcctcgtggcccctcgattgtttcttgacgtccactctacgtcctatggatcacgtttgttccaaaaataacgcacccaaaggcttcattccgtttggactccatttgatattccttttcgacgaaacactgaaataggcagaaaaaacagcaatttgggctgggcctccggataataggttagtcccaaaaataatataaaagtgtaaaaataagcccattaacatctaaaacagataatataatagcatggaacaatcaaaaactatagatacgttggagatgtatcactcgccgccgtgcgtgagtaattccatcataggcttgttggacggtgatgggttggatgagatttatcatgtaatcgagttagttttgttagggtttgatccctagtatccattatgttctgagattggtgttgctatgactttgctatgcttaatgcttgtcgctagggcccgagtgtcatgattttagatctgaacctattatgttttcatgaatatatgtgagttcttgatcctatcttgcaagtctatagtcacctattatgtgttatgatccattaaccccgaagtggcaataatcgggatacttatcggtgatgaccgtagtttgaggagttcatgtattcactaagtgttaatgctttggtccgatactctattaaaaggaggctttaatatcccttagtttccaataggaccccgctgccacgggagggtaggacaaaatatgtcatgcaagttcttttccataagcacgtatgactatattcggaatacatgcctacattatattgatgaactgaagctagttctgtgtcaccctatgttattaccattgcatgaggaattgcatccgacataattatccgtcactgatccaatgcctacgagcttttcacatattgatctctacttagttactttactgttgccactattacaattactacaaaactgctaccgttacttttgccaccgttaccgttacttccatactactttgctactaaatactttactacagatattaagttttacaggtgtggttgaattgacaactcaggtgctaatacttgagaatattctttggcttcccttgtgccgaatcaataaatttgggttgaatactctaccctcaaaaactattgtgatcccctatacttgtgggttatcaatagggTCCAAAGACCGGTATCTCTCCGATTTCTACAACAAAGGTTATTCTATGGTGGGGATAGTTAAAGCCGGATGACTATTAATTTATGCCTACCCATTGAGACAATGGTGGCATGCACATATAAGGGACCGATTGTGGAACAGTTGCCTGAATTTAGagtttgggttagtcgatttttcaTCGATCGTTGAAATCTAATCAAACGAACACCAAACAATCATATGCAATAGCAATTGACTGACCAAAATTTGCATTCAACCGATTTAGCTCACGCAGCCCAATTCATGCATTTGCTCATAAATGGTTAGAAGGCCCAAAACATGAATTAGGTTGAAGTAGCCTACAACCCGAACGAAATAACAACATAAAAAGGCACATGTTCTCTCCTTTAAGAACAAATGCCTTGGTATTACCCTTAAAATAAGAAAGAAATGAAATAagaaactaaaacaaaatcaaaatattgAAGTTTTCTAAGAAGGCCTTGACAAAATTGGCTGACCCTAAATAGGGGCAGGTTAAAAATTCAGCCTAAGAAGCATGAAACAACGCAAGAGAAAAAAAAGACAACATAAATCTTAACAAAAGAATGAATGGTTAAGAAGACTTACCCAAATTTAAAAAAAGGCAACTTACATATAGGTAAAGTGCACATATAAACATAACAGCGAAAAACCCTTAATCCTAGTCTCCAAGCATTGATCAGGCCTTCCCCTGCCTCTTGGCACTGGAGAGGTCACGTGAGGTGAGGAGGACTGGCGGAAAAACAGAAACGACGATGTGTTCCTTTTCTTGGTGTGTATTTTTGTTTATGGTTGACATTTGAGAAAGCATAGGCTTTGAAACACCCCCTTATCTAGCCATCCATTTCTTCATCAAGATTCGTGCAAGaacttttgtcttttttgtttctttcaaataaaacaacatataaacttGAAACTTTGCAGTACAGCAAAACATTCTAACTAGAATGTGGGAAAAATCTTTCAGATTTTTTTAGTGAATCATATatagtaaaagtaatattttttactaaaaaaatctcattttgtatatttatgtcaaacgaaaaaatctgaaagtttttacCCACATTGTAGTAAGAATGTTTTATTGTCCTGCAAAGTTCGAAGTTTGtatgttttttttttgaagaaataaaaaagagaaaatttcaTGTAGTGAGTTAGTTGTGTACCACGGATCTCAAAACAACATTGGGGGGCACGTCCGAAAGCCTGAGTTTCAAAATCCACGTTCTTTTGTTTATGCAGGTTTCGTCCATTACCAAGCAAGCTATTCGATTTATCCAGGACTAGCGCCGGAATCGCTCTTGTGACCTGGGGGCACGTCGACATCGTTACCCTGACTCCCTAGAGTGGAATAATTCATCCGTTGAATGGATGATAAGTTCGCCGATCCAACTTTGTCTGATTCCGCTTGCCCTCCTGCAATGATCTTTGAATGCGTCGATAAAAGTTTATTTGTATTGAATATGTTTATCCGCTGTTGCTCTCTGAAAGACATGCAAGTTTGAAGGAAAAAAATGTTCTGAAGGCAGTAGTTGGGCTTCGCTCAGTACAGACGTGGACATGATTTCCTTCTGACAATAAACAAAACAAGCGTCCATATATGATATATCCACGTACGCCTCGATGTCAGGAAGACCATGGAAATTATGATGCAAAGTTAAATGGTCAGGCCACTCAAGTAAATTAAGTGCTTACTGCGACAGATAAGCGTATGCGTTTACACCTAATCTATCCCCCCCAAAGAGTGCGTCCCACTCCCACATCCACCTTTGGATCACCATCTCTGCACCTTTTTCTCTCACGTCGATCGGCCGCAAGTGGAGACGGAGGTCGATCGTGTCGTGTGagccgtgagctccctcgtcgccTTTATCACACGCTGCACACCGCGCGTTCATGCCACCTCCACCCACTTGTAAAGCGAGCCAGCagcccctctcccctctccccctccctctcatccATTTCTTGCTGCTTTGATCCAAGCAAAAAAGGGAAAGCTATAAAGATGGCGAGGCACGTCCAAGCCGATCACGAGCCCGCAGATGacagtggtggtggtgctggtgccgCGCTCGTGCTCTGGGACTGCGGCAGCACGCTCTACGACTCCTACGAGCTCACCGCCTTCAAGCGCCAGCTCGACGCCGCCGTGCTCGCCTGCCGCTCGCTCTCCATGCCGCACCTCCCCGCCGCCGACCCGGCCGTCCAGCCAGCCGGCCGCAGGAAGCGCGCGAGGCGGCTTCCCGCCCTGCTCCGGAGGCTGTTCTCCAAGGTGCTACGGCTGGCGTCGGCGCGCGGGGCGAGACACGACCGCTACCGGGCGTACGAGGGGTACGGCCACGGCGGCTACAGCGGCACGGGGTCGCCGTGGTCCGGGGCGCTGACGTCCATCCCGGAGGAGAGCGGCGGCAGCCCGGAGGCGGGGTCGTCCCCGGTCGTCCCCGGCCCGAGCGCGCTGCGCAGGGCGCAGTCGGAGCGGTTCATCGGCAGCAAGACGGCGACCCCCATGGTGCAATTCGACGTCGTCTTGTAGTTGTAGCTCGGATGTGCATGCTAGTTACTTAGGTATCAGACCATCACAGGCCAGTAAGATAACCTGTATACTGCAGAATATGCACTCTGCGGTGAGTTCTTCCGTGGTGCTGTACATACAGTGTTGGTGTAAGAATTTACAGGTGACAAACTAATGAAGTGGCGGCCATGGCAAAATAGCTTGTGGTCGTTTTTTTTTAACACGGCAAAGTAGCTCGATCTTGCGACAAATTGGAACTTGGAGGCACGGTGGTTGGGGAGGGTGCTTTCTTAGTTGACATCAGTAGTGAGGTCAGGTGGGCATCTGTTTTTGTCACTCCCATGTCCATGTGGTAATGCGTTACGCGCACCCTCACGGGGCAACCGTGTTCAATTTCGACGAGGGAGAGGATCGCGAGAAAGACCGTGCCTTGGAGCCTGCAGCGCCAAAGGTGACGACCGTATCCAAAGTAATATGCCGGATTTAGGTATCTTCAAAGCAGACTCTCAAATCGCCCGCATTTGTTCGGACCGTGTTGTTCGGTCATAGTTTGTCATCTAATATGATATCACATCGGTCTGCAGAGCGGTCTGGACATCCTTTTCTCGTAAATCGAAACTAAACAATGGGAAGCTTTACGAGAGTCCGgattgttaagcttcatgcactagtcaAGTCAGGACTTGAACTCAAGATCTTAGACTCGGATATTATGTTAAGCTTCATGCGCTAACACAATTAAAAGTCTGAACTGATAGAAAAGGTTAGGAAATCCACGTATACACTTCAACACGAACATCCGTCTGGCAATGAAAAGTCACTACGTGCCCTCGTCTATGAAAGATGGCGAAAGGCCGATGCTATTTGGCGGAGAATGTGATTAGTAAGTGATTAGCACGATGTTTGGAAGAAGGCTTCAAGCTAGCTAGTTTGATTTGGCGGAGGGCACATACCTAGCTAGCCAAACATGATTTACTTAGCGAAAATCTCTAATTATTACTAAATGCATTGCTTCCGCGAAATGTTGAAACACCTTCCACCAAACACATTGACATTAATCTCTTTTTTTTCGAAAATGCATTGCTTTGGCGGAAGTGTTTGGTGCAAGCTGCATGCAATGCAATGCATTGCTTTGTATTTGCATTGGCTGAAGGTGCATGTAATGCATGTTGCTTCTttggccgaaggtgttattttggcTTTTTTCTTCTTTAATTGACCAATGTTTAGCATGTTTTATGGAAGACTATTGCGGACATTTGCGGCTACAGTTGAATGGTCGGTTTACACATCAGTGTATGTAGACTTTCTCTAGGTCTGCGCACAGATGTGGTGTCCGGTTTAGGGGTCAGTGTTAGAGATGCCCTTATGTCACAATTTCTCGGGTCCTATTTCATACCCAAAATGGCAGAACACCAGCAATTCGTGTCACAGGTGCAATGAAAGAAAAACA
The sequence above is drawn from the Triticum aestivum cultivar Chinese Spring chromosome 7A, IWGSC CS RefSeq v2.1, whole genome shotgun sequence genome and encodes:
- the LOC123151987 gene encoding uncharacterized protein, which produces MARHVQADHEPADDSGGGAGAALVLWDCGSTLYDSYELTAFKRQLDAAVLACRSLSMPHLPAADPAVQPAGRRKRARRLPALLRRLFSKVLRLASARGARHDRYRAYEGYGHGGYSGTGSPWSGALTSIPEESGGSPEAGSSPVVPGPSALRRAQSERFIGSKTATPMVQFDVVL